A section of the Campylobacter porcelli genome encodes:
- a CDS encoding DNA cytosine methyltransferase encodes MKGLSLFSSAGIAEMYLKNLGIEIVVANELLPKRAELYKWLYPKCEMVVGDIKESNNFTKIQQLVRENDCKFLLATPPCQGMSSLGKKDYDNDERNYLVFYVFDLIDSSNFDYILIENVPKFLKLYFPHNGKFKQLIDIVKDKYNDRYSIDSFVLNAKDFGVPQSRPRGFIKIWKKSLKWDNPKPQKEISLKEAIGHLPSLESGEKSDLKWHYAKKHNNRDILALKHTAEGKSAMKNEIYYPKKENGDRIIGFHNTYKRMKWNEPAPTRAINSGNIGGHNNVHPGRLQSDGTYSDARVLTLRELFIVSSLPADWDLPDFASETLIRSVIGEAIPPMFCKNIIKGIK; translated from the coding sequence ATGAAAGGTTTATCTTTATTTTCAAGTGCAGGTATAGCCGAAATGTATTTAAAGAATTTAGGAATCGAAATAGTAGTAGCAAATGAATTACTTCCTAAAAGAGCAGAACTCTATAAATGGTTATATCCAAAATGTGAGATGGTTGTAGGCGATATAAAAGAAAGTAATAATTTTACCAAAATTCAGCAATTAGTAAGAGAGAATGATTGTAAATTTTTACTTGCAACACCGCCTTGTCAGGGTATGAGTTCGCTTGGAAAAAAAGACTATGATAATGATGAAAGAAATTATCTAGTTTTTTATGTGTTTGATTTAATCGATAGTAGTAATTTCGATTATATTTTAATCGAAAATGTTCCAAAATTTTTAAAACTATATTTTCCACATAATGGCAAATTCAAACAGCTTATTGATATTGTTAAAGATAAATATAATGATAGGTATAGTATTGATAGTTTTGTATTGAATGCTAAAGATTTTGGTGTGCCACAATCTCGCCCAAGAGGCTTTATTAAAATTTGGAAAAAATCTCTAAAATGGGATAATCCAAAACCACAAAAAGAAATTTCTTTAAAAGAAGCGATAGGGCATTTGCCATCATTGGAAAGTGGCGAGAAAAGTGATTTAAAATGGCATTACGCAAAAAAACACAATAATAGAGATATATTAGCTTTAAAACACACAGCAGAGGGTAAATCTGCTATGAAAAATGAAATTTACTACCCTAAAAAAGAAAATGGAGATAGGATTATAGGATTTCATAACACTTATAAGCGTATGAAATGGAACGAACCTGCTCCTACAAGAGCAATAAATAGTGGAAATATAGGCGGTCATAACAATGTCCATCCGGGTCGCTTACAAAGTGATGGCACATATAGTGATGCAAGAGTTTTGACATTAAGAGAATTATTTATTGTTAGCTCACTCCCAGCAGATTGGGACTTACCTGATTTTGCAAGTGAAACGCTTATAAGAAGCGTAATAGGTGAAGCAATACCGCCTATGTTTTGTAAAAATATAATTAAAGGTATAAAATGA
- a CDS encoding DNA cytosine methyltransferase, translating into MALNGLSLFSSAGIAEMNLANCNIKMKLANELLPIRAKTHEFWHPNSKMICGDITQSEIKNEIIKEAKKAKIDFILATPPCQGVSLIGKNKSNADMLKDKRNFLIFEAFDIIDSIKPKVVVIENVARFLDMLFPYDNDFKNIEFIIRSRYSLRYNIDVKVYNCADYGIPQNRLRAIIVMTNKDYTYNIPKKNSRFVSVREAIGHLPSLESGEHSKIKNHNARKHIESHILAMRHTPTGHSAFENEIYFPKTKDGKRAKGYMASYKRIEWDKPAPTITMRNDCLSSQSNVHPGRLQSDGTYSDARVLTLREIFILSSINPDLDIPKFASDIQIRHMVGEGVPPLLIEKICKNINRVSAK; encoded by the coding sequence ATGGCATTAAATGGTTTATCTTTATTTTCAAGTGCAGGTATAGCTGAAATGAACTTGGCTAATTGTAATATTAAAATGAAGTTGGCAAATGAGTTACTTCCCATAAGAGCAAAAACACACGAATTTTGGCATCCAAACTCAAAAATGATTTGTGGCGATATTACGCAAAGCGAAATTAAAAATGAAATTATAAAAGAAGCAAAAAAAGCTAAGATAGACTTTATTTTAGCTACCCCCCCTTGTCAAGGCGTATCTTTGATTGGTAAAAATAAAAGTAATGCAGATATGCTTAAAGATAAAAGAAATTTTTTGATTTTTGAAGCCTTTGATATTATAGATAGCATTAAGCCAAAAGTTGTAGTAATTGAAAATGTGGCTAGATTTTTAGATATGCTATTTCCATATGATAATGATTTTAAAAACATAGAGTTTATAATCCGTTCTCGGTATTCACTGCGGTATAATATTGATGTGAAAGTCTATAATTGTGCCGATTACGGTATTCCACAGAATAGACTTCGTGCGATAATTGTAATGACAAATAAAGATTATACCTATAATATTCCTAAAAAAAATAGTAGGTTTGTAAGTGTTAGGGAAGCGATAGGGCATTTGCCATCATTGGAAAGTGGTGAGCATTCAAAAATAAAAAATCACAATGCTAGAAAGCATATAGAATCCCACATTTTAGCTATGAGACATACACCAACAGGGCATTCTGCTTTTGAAAATGAAATATATTTCCCAAAAACTAAAGATGGCAAAAGAGCTAAAGGTTATATGGCTTCTTATAAACGCATTGAATGGGATAAACCTGCGCCTACAATAACAATGAGAAATGATTGCCTATCATCTCAAAGCAATGTCCATCCGGGTCGCTTACAAAGTGATGGCACATATAGTGATGCAAGAGTTTTGACATTAAGAGAAATTTTTATTTTAAGCTCTATAAATCCTGATTTAGATATTCCAAAATTTGCTAGTGATATTCAAATAAGACATATGGTTGGCGAGGGTGTTCCACCATTGCTAATTGAAAAAATCTGTAAAAATATTAATAGGGTTAGTGCGAAATGA
- a CDS encoding inorganic phosphate transporter: MGRDNLFAALLFIISLVVFFTWGYGYIDGHHLLLFILASIFGLFMAFNIGGNDVANAFGTSVGAKTLTIKQALIIAAVFELSGAVFAGAEVTNTIRSGIVTLPNSGNVNPMIFAAVMLSALMSSGIWLFIATKKGLPVSTTHAIVGGIVGSSLIMGYIYYNDGNTLDMVKWSSIGSIALSWVVSPVMGGVIAYMVFGYIKTKIITPSTELQSQIKAIKAQKRSFKESYIKELSNKSEAEQIQELRNIAISDDEDVVSSSPFREKIKEFKKQEKLIDAMKYMRIHIPILAATAAMIISSTLLFKGLKHMNLKFSTIETIWILFVIGTAAYLVSFSIVNMMKKDNPQKGINRIFGWFQIFTASSFAFSHGANDIANAIGPFAAILDVLKNNAINSTAAIPAIAMVTFGVALVVGLWFLGKEVITTVGTKLTEILPTTGFSAELSASIVILIATKMGLPISSTHVLIGAVLGIGLYNRNANWGMLKPIGLAWVITLPVSMIGSAVAFLIIVNILGL; encoded by the coding sequence TTGGGTCGAGATAATCTTTTTGCTGCTTTGCTTTTTATCATTTCGTTAGTGGTTTTTTTTACTTGGGGTTATGGATATATAGATGGCCATCATCTACTGCTTTTTATCTTAGCTAGTATTTTTGGTCTATTTATGGCGTTTAATATCGGTGGCAATGATGTCGCTAACGCCTTTGGCACAAGTGTGGGAGCGAAAACTCTTACTATTAAACAAGCACTTATAATAGCTGCTGTATTTGAGCTAAGCGGTGCTGTGTTTGCTGGAGCGGAGGTTACAAATACTATTAGAAGTGGGATCGTAACCTTGCCAAATAGCGGTAATGTCAATCCTATGATTTTTGCTGCGGTTATGCTCTCAGCCCTTATGAGCTCTGGAATTTGGCTCTTTATCGCTACTAAAAAGGGTTTGCCAGTATCTACTACTCATGCTATTGTAGGTGGTATCGTGGGGTCTAGCTTGATAATGGGATATATATATTATAATGATGGCAATACTCTAGATATGGTAAAATGGAGCTCCATTGGTAGTATCGCACTTAGCTGGGTAGTATCTCCTGTGATGGGTGGGGTGATTGCTTATATGGTATTTGGCTACATTAAAACCAAGATTATCACTCCAAGCACAGAGCTACAATCACAAATCAAAGCTATTAAAGCTCAAAAACGAAGCTTTAAAGAGAGCTATATAAAAGAGCTATCAAATAAGAGTGAAGCCGAGCAAATTCAAGAGCTTAGAAATATCGCTATTAGCGATGATGAAGATGTAGTAAGTAGTAGTCCATTTAGAGAGAAGATTAAGGAATTTAAAAAGCAAGAAAAGCTAATAGATGCGATGAAATATATGAGAATTCATATACCGATTTTAGCCGCAACTGCTGCGATGATTATCTCATCTACGCTTTTGTTTAAGGGGCTAAAGCATATGAATTTGAAATTTAGCACCATTGAGACTATTTGGATACTATTTGTTATTGGCACAGCGGCGTATTTGGTTAGCTTTTCTATTGTTAATATGATGAAAAAGGACAATCCACAAAAGGGCATTAATAGAATTTTTGGCTGGTTTCAGATATTTACCGCCTCATCATTTGCATTCTCTCATGGGGCAAATGATATAGCAAACGCCATTGGTCCGTTCGCTGCGATTTTAGATGTTTTAAAAAATAACGCCATAAATAGCACTGCGGCAATCCCAGCAATTGCGATGGTAACTTTTGGCGTGGCACTTGTGGTAGGGCTATGGTTTTTAGGTAAAGAGGTTATCACTACAGTTGGGACTAAGCTTACAGAGATTTTGCCTACGACTGGATTTAGTGCTGAGCTATCAGCGAGTATAGTTATATTAATCGCTACTAAGATGGGGCTACCTATTAGCTCAACCCATGTTTTGATAGGAGCGGTGCTTGGCATTGGGCTATATAATCGCAATGCTAATTGGGGAATGCTAAAGCCAATTGGTCTAGCGTGGGTGATAACGCTTCCAGTATCTATGATAGGTTCAGCCGTAGCTTTCTTAATTATTGTAAATATTTTAGGATTATAA
- the pdxA gene encoding 4-hydroxythreonine-4-phosphate dehydrogenase → MMRPKIAISVGDINGVGIEIALKSHKDIIQICKPIYFINSKLLSRAAKLLNSYIPPEFDIYECGDDFEIKPGEVSKKSGKFSFISFENALNFTAKGKADALVTLPINKESWKRAKIPYKGHTDALSSYFNRDAIMMLGCDELYVALFSDHIALKDVSKKIKFKSLKRFLLDFYTSTKFEKVGVLGFNPHASDNGTIGGKEEIEIKRAIKEVNNILNKPIFIGPLVPDAAFTPNSLKSTNRLIALYHDVGLAPLKALYFDRSINISLNLPIIRTSVDHGTAFDIAYQSKADNKSYIQSIKFALNSVKI, encoded by the coding sequence TTGATGAGGCCTAAAATTGCAATTAGCGTAGGGGATATAAATGGCGTTGGCATTGAGATTGCCCTAAAAAGTCATAAAGATATAATTCAAATTTGCAAACCAATATATTTTATAAATTCCAAGCTATTAAGCCGTGCTGCAAAGCTCTTAAATAGCTATATTCCGCCTGAATTTGATATATATGAGTGTGGCGATGATTTTGAGATAAAGCCAGGCGAGGTAAGCAAAAAAAGCGGTAAATTCTCATTTATTAGCTTTGAAAACGCCTTAAATTTCACCGCCAAAGGCAAAGCAGACGCACTTGTAACCTTGCCAATAAATAAAGAGAGTTGGAAAAGAGCCAAAATCCCATATAAAGGGCATACTGACGCACTTAGTAGCTACTTTAATCGTGATGCGATTATGATGCTTGGGTGTGATGAGCTTTATGTAGCGTTATTTAGCGATCATATAGCATTAAAAGATGTTAGCAAAAAGATTAAATTTAAATCTCTTAAGCGATTTTTGCTCGATTTTTACACCTCTACGAAATTTGAAAAAGTAGGGGTCTTAGGCTTTAATCCCCACGCTAGTGATAATGGAACTATCGGCGGAAAAGAGGAGATTGAGATCAAAAGAGCTATAAAAGAGGTAAATAATATACTAAATAAGCCTATTTTTATAGGTCCGCTTGTGCCTGATGCGGCATTTACACCAAATTCTCTAAAATCAACTAATCGCCTAATCGCCCTTTATCACGATGTTGGCTTAGCACCGCTAAAGGCGTTATATTTTGACCGCTCTATTAATATAAGCTTAAATTTACCAATCATTCGCACAAGTGTCGATCACGGCACCGCTTTTGATATAGCCTATCAGTCTAAAGCTGATAATAAAAGTTATATACAATCCATTAAATTTGCATTAAATTCAGTAAAAATTTAA
- a CDS encoding pyridoxine 5'-phosphate synthase, producing MKLGVNIDHIAILRQARQVNDPDILNAMYLAIGARADQITIHLREDRRHIDDIDAKNIINFCSIPVNLECATAITDIVLSLRPNRATIVPEKRQELTTEGGLNLSSPELPSAIKAMMGANIDVSLFIDPNLDDIKAAKELGVSTIELHTGSFANAYLMAFSNISKTKFSIKSLENMDIKEALEAELDRIRVGAKFAKNIGLKVAAGHGLNYQNVGLIAKIPEIFELNIGQSIVARSVFVGLDQAIKEMKRLIDEA from the coding sequence ATGAAATTAGGTGTAAATATAGATCACATAGCTATACTTAGACAAGCAAGGCAGGTAAATGACCCAGATATATTAAATGCGATGTATTTAGCCATTGGTGCTAGGGCCGATCAGATCACAATCCATCTTCGTGAAGATCGCAGACATATAGATGATATAGATGCGAAAAATATTATAAATTTTTGCTCAATTCCAGTAAATTTAGAGTGCGCAACTGCGATTACAGATATAGTCTTAAGCTTGCGACCTAACCGCGCTACCATAGTGCCAGAAAAGCGTCAAGAGCTAACCACAGAGGGGGGATTAAACCTTAGTAGCCCTGAGCTACCTTCAGCGATTAAGGCTATGATGGGTGCTAATATCGATGTATCTTTGTTTATAGATCCAAATTTAGATGATATAAAAGCAGCTAAAGAGCTAGGCGTAAGCACGATTGAGCTACATACTGGGAGCTTTGCTAATGCTTATTTAATGGCATTTTCTAATATCTCTAAGACCAAATTTAGCATTAAATCTTTAGAGAATATGGATATTAAAGAGGCTTTAGAAGCTGAGCTTGATAGGATTAGGGTTGGGGCTAAATTTGCTAAAAATATAGGGCTAAAAGTCGCAGCCGGTCATGGGCTAAACTACCAAAATGTAGGGCTTATCGCTAAAATTCCAGAAATTTTTGAGCTAAATATAGGTCAAAGCATAGTAGCACGATCGGTATTTGTAGGTTTAGATCAAGCTATAAAAGAGATGAAAAGGCTGATTGATGAGGCCTAA
- a CDS encoding adenylosuccinate lyase — MEITQTLESITIVTDDCDLYLNLIYKIRQSFANVIGTRDRIIIFYNENELIQRKYLLKFIANLYRKTVGSGVEFWLTHHKNIKLIYKNPTSLQILIDIDIKFEDSKVLFDLKNSEELFAKYLMRGFNDANCDYFPRQNWLFFTPKSQKDIDTLSNIINIKEHLKYTVNFNYNKDEFELFKRRFNALNSKEYKRKFTMLATLLEDHFHTLGCEVGDDYDTVRASYLNLIKIYHPDRNAIKSDEIKKSYTDKFQKIGLAYEALKPYFQEQKNFIKSQG; from the coding sequence ATGGAGATTACACAGACATTAGAGTCAATTACTATTGTAACTGATGATTGTGATTTATATCTAAATCTTATCTATAAAATACGCCAAAGCTTTGCTAATGTGATTGGAACTCGTGATAGAATTATTATATTTTATAATGAAAATGAACTAATCCAGCGTAAATATCTACTTAAATTTATAGCAAATTTATATAGAAAAACCGTTGGAAGTGGGGTTGAGTTTTGGCTTACTCATCATAAAAATATTAAGCTAATATATAAAAATCCAACTTCACTACAAATATTAATAGATATAGATATTAAATTTGAAGATTCTAAAGTTTTATTTGATCTTAAAAATAGCGAAGAGCTATTTGCAAAATATCTAATGCGTGGATTTAATGATGCTAATTGCGACTATTTCCCGCGACAAAATTGGCTATTTTTTACCCCAAAAAGCCAAAAAGATATAGATACCCTTTCAAATATAATAAACATAAAAGAGCATTTAAAATATACGGTAAATTTCAACTATAATAAAGATGAATTTGAGCTTTTCAAACGCAGATTTAACGCATTAAACTCTAAAGAGTATAAACGCAAATTTACTATGCTAGCTACGCTTTTAGAAGACCACTTTCACACTCTTGGGTGCGAAGTGGGCGATGATTATGATACAGTTCGAGCTAGTTATTTAAATTTAATTAAAATTTACCACCCAGATCGCAATGCGATCAAATCAGATGAGATTAAAAAGAGCTACACAGATAAATTTCAAAAAATCGGCTTAGCTTATGAGGCCTTAAAACCATATTTTCAAGAGCAAAAAAATTTTATAAAATCACAAGGATAG
- a CDS encoding arginyltransferase has protein sequence MTEIEFSTLDTPCAYLNGKMARSSYKYIFNASYDYNSALVEHGYRRFGKYFSKPICDGCSECKSLRIDAEKFKFTKSLRRVISKNEEAKIEAIITRPHISQKHINLYEKYHKFMENKRGWKYHQMDYERYFDVYVDGAGEFGFEVDYYDGDSLICVDLIDITADGISSIYCFWDIDYAYLSLGKYSLLNQILIAKAHKLPWIYLGFYVKGCESLEYKSDYKPYQILQDYSELDEMAIWI, from the coding sequence TTGACTGAGATTGAGTTTAGCACCCTTGATACGCCATGTGCGTATCTGAATGGGAAAATGGCTAGGAGTAGTTATAAATATATATTTAATGCTTCGTATGATTATAACTCCGCTTTGGTAGAGCATGGATATAGGAGATTTGGCAAATACTTCTCCAAGCCAATTTGCGATGGATGCAGTGAGTGTAAAAGCCTAAGAATTGATGCTGAAAAATTCAAATTCACCAAAAGCCTAAGGCGAGTAATCAGTAAAAATGAAGAGGCTAAAATAGAAGCTATCATAACTCGCCCACACATAAGCCAAAAGCATATAAATTTATATGAAAAATATCATAAATTTATGGAAAATAAGCGTGGTTGGAAGTATCATCAGATGGATTATGAGCGATATTTTGATGTCTATGTAGATGGTGCTGGGGAGTTTGGCTTTGAGGTGGATTATTATGATGGAGATAGCTTGATTTGTGTTGATCTTATCGATATTACCGCTGATGGCATTAGCTCAATTTACTGCTTTTGGGACATAGATTATGCATATTTGAGCCTTGGGAAATACTCGCTTTTAAATCAAATTTTAATAGCAAAAGCACATAAATTGCCATGGATATATCTAGGATTTTATGTTAAAGGTTGTGAAAGCTTGGAGTATAAAAGCGACTATAAACCATATCAAATTTTACAAGATTACTCTGAGCTTGATGAGATGGCGATTTGGATTTAG